In Anaerobacillus isosaccharinicus, one genomic interval encodes:
- a CDS encoding recombinase family protein, whose amino-acid sequence MDINELLQPNRRCAFYGRYSTDKQDMDLQLDKAKQFAKDYQLIIVKKYTDESVSATKKELNERQKLNELIDDLSDDLFDFVIVFRIDRISRDPIEQEKIRKLFAAAGKPIVILSPTPTLDEEPGDVFGFIKSALGMFEIEQLRERVRSKGEAGAQKGEHQGGKAPYGYVYNKKTKLFNQVADEIINVRKIFDMYKQGLGCPKIADTLPKFINKKGEVKKWTRQKVESIIKNPKYAGYHLWGKRSNHKLSKGKKTIFTKLKNIEPIVTKEEWDFCNNLLQKRGKKLVDPKHLDTNYLVKNVITCGHCNSLLVPENQETNGGASGHRLYLCKTEKCKKVRIKAQPIDEIIRNRIRVEINMFAGNSLVNKINISLKNDNEKLNKQYKIIEDGIEQYSKKMREIDYKIHRLSKLELNEDNKNFIECFTMYRIDLTRKVELLEQELKKINKQKPELFILQS is encoded by the coding sequence TTGGATATTAATGAATTACTTCAGCCTAATAGGCGATGTGCCTTTTATGGAAGATACTCAACAGATAAACAAGATATGGATTTGCAATTAGATAAAGCAAAACAATTTGCTAAAGACTATCAATTAATTATTGTTAAAAAATACACTGATGAAAGTGTATCAGCTACTAAAAAAGAACTAAATGAAAGACAGAAGCTTAACGAATTAATAGATGATCTTTCGGATGACTTGTTTGATTTTGTCATTGTATTTCGGATTGATCGAATTTCAAGAGACCCTATTGAACAAGAAAAAATTCGTAAGCTTTTTGCAGCAGCTGGAAAACCAATAGTTATTTTATCTCCAACTCCAACCCTAGATGAAGAGCCGGGAGATGTTTTTGGTTTTATTAAAAGTGCTTTAGGCATGTTTGAAATTGAACAACTCCGTGAGAGAGTTCGCTCCAAAGGCGAAGCTGGTGCTCAAAAAGGCGAACATCAAGGTGGTAAAGCCCCTTATGGCTATGTGTACAATAAAAAAACTAAGTTATTTAATCAAGTGGCTGACGAAATAATCAATGTTAGAAAAATCTTTGATATGTATAAACAAGGATTAGGCTGTCCAAAGATTGCTGATACTCTCCCGAAATTCATAAATAAAAAAGGTGAAGTAAAAAAATGGACAAGACAAAAAGTAGAAAGTATTATCAAAAATCCTAAATACGCAGGTTACCATTTATGGGGAAAGCGTTCCAACCATAAATTAAGTAAAGGAAAAAAGACAATTTTTACAAAACTAAAAAATATTGAACCTATAGTAACGAAAGAAGAATGGGATTTTTGCAACAACCTATTACAAAAAAGAGGGAAAAAGTTAGTTGATCCTAAGCACCTCGATACAAATTACCTTGTGAAAAATGTTATAACCTGTGGACACTGCAATAGCTTATTAGTTCCAGAAAATCAAGAAACTAACGGTGGTGCATCAGGTCATAGGTTATATTTATGTAAAACAGAGAAATGTAAAAAAGTTAGAATAAAAGCTCAGCCAATTGATGAAATAATCAGAAATAGGATTCGAGTTGAAATAAACATGTTTGCTGGTAATAGCTTAGTTAATAAAATAAATATAAGTTTAAAAAATGATAATGAAAAATTAAACAAACAATATAAAATCATTGAAGATGGTATTGAGCAATATAGTAAAAAAATGCGAGAAATAGACTATAAAATTCACAGATTATCCAAGCTAGAACTTAATGAAGACAACAAAAATTTTATTGAATGCTTTACAATGTATAGAATTGATCTAACTAGAAAAGTTGAACTTCTTGAACAAGAGCTAAAAAAAATTAACAAACAAAAACCTGAATTATTCATACTTCAAAGTTAA
- a CDS encoding IS1380 family transposase yields MATLPQLTLDFNRKIKLSNDGGELSSDTGEFLFREFDEKINFSSTLARFLNLKDNRRYYVHSNENLLRQKIYQIIAGYTDDDNADQLTRDPVFTQIIGTNALASQPSLSRFFRRFDDQSMEELNQANQELIDKVHQLRESKAVIFDLDSTHSDTYGDQEAAAYNTHYGTVGFHPLVAFDGVTGDFLKAKLRPGNVYTSNGVVDFIQPLIEHYNEKFPETTPFLRGDSGFAVPALYDLCERESVYYVIRLKSNAILQRIADELHPPSIISDVSKTEIYYEETIYQANSWSKPRKVIIKSVRPAGELLFSHSFFVTNLVDAFSPEAIVLTYQKRGTMENYIKEAKNGFGFDKMNSHSFQVNEVKMMLSLLAYNLTNWLRTLCFPEGQKTMQIETIRTRIIKVASKLVKSGRSLYFKLASSFVYQEFFWNVLQRVQRLKIV; encoded by the coding sequence ATGGCTACTTTACCTCAATTAACACTTGATTTCAATCGAAAAATTAAACTTTCTAACGACGGAGGAGAACTCTCATCCGATACTGGAGAATTCCTTTTTAGAGAATTCGATGAAAAGATAAATTTTTCTTCTACATTAGCACGCTTTTTAAACCTAAAAGACAATAGACGCTACTATGTTCATTCGAATGAAAATTTACTTCGTCAAAAGATTTATCAAATCATTGCTGGTTATACCGATGATGATAATGCCGACCAATTAACGAGAGATCCTGTGTTTACTCAAATCATTGGTACAAATGCATTGGCTTCTCAGCCGAGTTTGTCTCGCTTTTTTAGACGTTTCGACGATCAATCTATGGAAGAATTGAATCAAGCCAACCAAGAGCTTATTGATAAAGTGCACCAACTCAGGGAGTCGAAGGCAGTCATTTTTGATTTGGATTCTACACATTCCGATACTTATGGAGATCAAGAAGCTGCGGCTTACAATACTCATTATGGAACAGTCGGTTTTCATCCATTAGTTGCCTTTGATGGTGTAACAGGTGATTTCCTCAAAGCAAAGCTACGACCTGGAAACGTGTATACGTCCAATGGTGTAGTGGATTTTATTCAACCACTCATTGAGCATTACAACGAAAAGTTTCCTGAGACAACACCTTTTCTTCGGGGTGATAGTGGTTTCGCTGTCCCTGCTTTATATGATTTGTGCGAAAGAGAGAGCGTTTATTACGTTATTCGTCTGAAATCAAATGCAATTCTGCAACGAATCGCAGATGAACTCCATCCTCCGTCTATCATTTCCGATGTTTCCAAGACGGAAATTTATTATGAAGAAACCATCTATCAAGCAAACTCTTGGTCGAAACCTAGAAAAGTAATTATCAAATCGGTACGCCCAGCGGGCGAATTACTGTTTTCCCATTCCTTCTTTGTGACAAATTTAGTAGATGCCTTTTCTCCTGAAGCAATCGTTCTTACTTATCAAAAAAGAGGAACGATGGAAAACTACATCAAGGAAGCCAAGAATGGGTTCGGTTTTGATAAAATGAATAGCCATTCTTTCCAAGTAAACGAAGTAAAAATGATGTTGAGTCTATTAGCTTATAACTTAACAAACTGGTTGCGTACCCTCTGTTTTCCTGAAGGACAAAAGACCATGCAAATCGAGACCATACGCACCCGAATTATTAAAGTTGCCAGTAAACTAGTGAAGTCAGGACGTTCTCTGTACTTTAAGCTCGCTTCGAGTTTCGTTTACCAAGAATTCTTTTGGAATGTACTTCAACGAGTTCAGAGACTGAAAATAGTGTAA
- a CDS encoding recombinase family protein produces MQTVAYYRRSTTLQENSLDMQRYKAFEAAVRHHLIIENEFTDDAISARKTNFNDREALQDVISLVKQGKIKNLLVFKRDRLSRNVVEHIKLYRILREHGINVVFTAEDELPMTYTSNGEMLEVFMGVMIQLEGQQINERIRAKNIANFRGGKDPGNLPYGYELDKESSFRYKRNEIQLRLIKDLYNKLYDGETLIDVSNYAKNKDQNRTWTTGYIRNLLQNPTYKGIRIRTFNGTDYDQEYKALKIISNEKWQKVYEMLEKTKIHKKKKEKLNLDYILEGLIVCTPCEESLYLGSQYRPFYRCNKCKGEISKNEIENKIMKDVLVFIQTLLESEYVSLIERYRVSSIANLEKQRTSIESKLFEYQQKAFTVIDDLIETNFENSSVLQSLYKKIKILKEDLNLISEETYKLNKLPQRLDHIRNYIRNNHLTVESSGLNSKYILNDVIKVIKVDKKNIDLVYKHPFTGLKEAHTIGY; encoded by the coding sequence GTGCAAACAGTGGCCTACTATCGTAGATCAACTACGCTCCAAGAAAATTCTTTAGATATGCAACGGTATAAAGCATTTGAGGCAGCCGTAAGACATCATCTTATTATTGAAAATGAATTTACAGATGACGCAATTTCTGCAAGGAAAACAAACTTTAATGATAGAGAAGCGCTTCAAGATGTAATTTCATTAGTTAAACAAGGAAAAATAAAGAATTTACTTGTTTTTAAACGTGATCGACTTTCCCGTAATGTTGTTGAACATATCAAGCTATATCGAATATTACGAGAACATGGTATTAATGTTGTTTTTACAGCTGAGGATGAGCTCCCAATGACATATACCTCAAATGGAGAAATGCTCGAAGTATTCATGGGTGTCATGATTCAACTAGAAGGTCAGCAAATAAATGAGCGAATACGGGCTAAAAATATTGCAAACTTCCGAGGAGGAAAAGACCCAGGAAATTTACCTTATGGATATGAACTTGATAAAGAAAGTAGTTTTAGATATAAACGTAATGAAATTCAACTAAGACTAATTAAAGATTTGTACAACAAGCTTTATGATGGCGAAACTTTAATAGATGTTTCAAATTATGCTAAAAACAAGGATCAAAACCGTACATGGACAACAGGATATATTCGAAATTTATTGCAAAATCCAACATATAAAGGGATTAGAATTAGAACTTTTAACGGTACCGATTATGACCAAGAATACAAAGCTCTTAAGATTATAAGTAACGAAAAATGGCAAAAGGTATATGAAATGTTGGAAAAAACTAAGATACATAAGAAAAAAAAGGAAAAGTTAAATTTAGACTACATACTAGAAGGACTAATTGTTTGTACTCCTTGTGAAGAAAGTCTTTATTTAGGCAGTCAATATCGCCCTTTTTATCGCTGCAATAAATGCAAGGGAGAAATCTCCAAAAACGAAATAGAGAATAAAATAATGAAAGATGTACTAGTTTTTATACAAACATTATTAGAGTCTGAATATGTAAGTCTAATTGAAAGATACCGCGTTTCTAGTATTGCAAATTTAGAAAAGCAGCGTACTAGCATTGAAAGTAAGCTATTTGAATATCAACAAAAGGCGTTTACCGTGATTGATGATTTAATTGAAACCAATTTTGAAAATTCAAGCGTTTTACAAAGCTTATATAAAAAGATAAAAATTTTAAAAGAAGACCTTAATCTGATATCTGAAGAGACTTACAAACTAAATAAACTTCCACAAAGATTAGATCATATTCGAAATTATATTAGAAATAACCATTTAACTGTTGAGAGTAGTGGTTTAAATTCAAAATACATTTTGAATGATGTAATAAAGGTAATAAAAGTTGATAAGAAAAATATCGATCTTGTATACAAGCATCCTTTTACAGGGTTGAAGGAGGCTCACACTATTGGATATTAA
- a CDS encoding helix-turn-helix domain-containing protein — protein sequence MKNFGQKIRTIREQKNIGLNQMAARLDVSSGYLSNLERGKTETIPLSLLEKLETELNFSKSEFFATNKQQDALDFNELHYRIDRCCEHLKMLENKRPELADYLVTVVEQGLELANIEDEKIKFH from the coding sequence ATGAAAAATTTCGGACAAAAAATTCGCACAATTCGTGAACAAAAAAATATTGGCTTAAATCAAATGGCAGCTCGACTTGACGTTTCTTCTGGGTATCTTAGTAACCTAGAAAGAGGGAAAACAGAAACAATCCCTTTATCTTTGTTAGAAAAACTAGAAACTGAACTTAATTTTTCTAAATCAGAGTTTTTCGCTACTAACAAACAACAAGATGCATTAGATTTTAATGAACTACATTACCGTATTGATCGATGTTGTGAGCATTTAAAAATGCTCGAAAACAAAAGGCCAGAGCTAGCTGATTATCTTGTTACTGTAGTTGAACAAGGGCTAGAACTTGCAAATATAGAAGATGAAAAAATTAAATTTCATTAA
- a CDS encoding AAA family ATPase, giving the protein MHIKFVEVQNYRRLKSCRIEFTEQTTLFVGANNSGKTTAMNALVKFLDEKNQFSVNDFTLSNWFEINKIGESWLIDTRNVPDFSIDELANLIPTMDVWLHVEDDEVHYVTNLIPSLDWEGGLLGVRLRLEPKNVEELYKNFIDNSNFIKEILENAGLDKESEVTLWPKNLQDYLKRKFQAHFTVKSYILNPAKCVLPENGIARPQVLPSESEPIEGDPFKKLFLVHYINAQRGFSDPVNKADDEEESSNLVGNLSSQLRRYYNTHLNPTMSPDLTDIEALQAIEEAQKSFDVKLEQGFKNALSELETIGYPGFSNPKITISTKIKPIEGLNHSSAVQFDLLEKDSSNENLKLMLPEHYNGLGYQNIISIIFKLMRFRDEWMKVGKVSRKAPSSLDEFYVPPLHIVLVEEPEAHLHIQVQQVFIRQAYKVLRNHNNLKDDKTFKTQLIVSTHSGHITHEMPFSCLRYFRRKPSINKNEVPTSTVVNLSNVFGQGNKTERFVTRYLQSTHCDLFFADAAILVEGPSERMLVPHFIRNHFEELNQKYISLLEIGGSHAHTLRSLIEHLGLTSLIITDLDSVNPSNKNTAVVPKRKKGYITANDTLKSWVPEKTDLDELLDLEYEEKVKKNTNETYSVRVAYQYPKIISAFSNKLDLEVVPYTFEDALVYENLSLFESLKGNGLIKKFREAIKNKVTITELGEQFFEDLRKGKKAEFALELIYLEDPKKLKIPEYIKEGLTWLDEQLQPRQTEITIVQAPNLTSDVANEVKV; this is encoded by the coding sequence ATGCATATTAAATTTGTGGAAGTTCAGAACTACAGGAGATTAAAATCGTGTCGGATTGAATTTACTGAGCAAACAACATTATTTGTAGGTGCTAATAATAGTGGAAAAACAACTGCAATGAATGCGTTAGTGAAATTTTTAGATGAGAAAAATCAATTTAGCGTAAATGATTTTACATTATCTAATTGGTTTGAAATCAATAAGATAGGAGAAAGTTGGCTCATCGATACTAGAAACGTACCGGATTTTTCTATAGATGAATTAGCAAATCTTATACCGACTATGGATGTTTGGTTACATGTCGAAGATGATGAAGTTCATTATGTAACTAATCTTATTCCATCATTAGATTGGGAAGGGGGGCTTCTTGGTGTCCGCTTAAGGCTCGAGCCTAAAAATGTTGAAGAACTCTATAAAAATTTTATTGATAATTCAAATTTTATAAAAGAAATTTTAGAGAATGCGGGATTGGATAAAGAAAGTGAAGTAACTTTATGGCCAAAAAACCTCCAAGATTACTTAAAACGAAAATTTCAAGCTCATTTTACAGTTAAATCATATATTCTAAACCCTGCAAAATGTGTGTTACCTGAAAACGGTATTGCTAGACCTCAAGTTTTACCTTCTGAAAGTGAACCTATAGAAGGAGATCCATTTAAAAAATTATTTCTTGTGCATTATATAAATGCACAAAGAGGTTTTTCAGATCCAGTAAATAAAGCAGATGATGAGGAAGAGTCAAGTAACTTAGTAGGTAATCTTTCATCACAGTTAAGAAGGTACTATAACACTCATTTAAATCCAACAATGTCCCCAGACCTGACGGACATAGAAGCACTACAAGCTATTGAGGAGGCTCAAAAAAGTTTTGATGTTAAATTAGAGCAAGGATTTAAAAATGCTCTTAGTGAACTCGAAACGATAGGGTATCCCGGATTTTCAAACCCTAAGATAACTATTTCTACTAAGATAAAGCCAATAGAGGGACTAAACCATAGTTCTGCGGTCCAATTTGACTTGTTAGAAAAGGATAGTTCAAACGAAAATTTAAAATTAATGTTACCTGAGCATTATAATGGATTAGGGTATCAGAATATAATCTCTATCATATTTAAACTAATGCGATTTAGGGATGAATGGATGAAGGTAGGGAAAGTATCGAGGAAAGCCCCAAGTAGCCTTGATGAGTTCTATGTACCTCCATTGCATATTGTATTAGTAGAGGAGCCTGAAGCTCATCTACACATACAAGTACAGCAAGTATTTATACGACAAGCATACAAAGTTTTACGAAATCATAACAATTTAAAAGATGATAAAACTTTTAAAACGCAGCTAATTGTCAGTACCCATTCAGGTCATATTACTCATGAAATGCCATTTTCATGTTTACGATATTTTCGCAGAAAACCATCAATAAACAAAAATGAAGTACCAACATCTACAGTTGTTAATCTATCAAATGTATTTGGACAAGGTAATAAAACAGAGCGTTTTGTTACAAGATATCTTCAATCAACTCATTGTGATTTATTTTTTGCTGATGCAGCAATCCTTGTAGAAGGTCCGTCAGAAAGAATGTTGGTTCCACACTTTATTCGTAACCATTTTGAAGAATTGAATCAAAAGTATATTTCGTTACTCGAAATAGGGGGGAGTCATGCTCATACCTTAAGGTCATTAATAGAGCACCTCGGATTAACTAGTTTAATAATAACTGACTTAGATTCAGTAAATCCATCTAATAAAAATACAGCTGTAGTTCCTAAGAGAAAGAAAGGATATATAACAGCAAATGATACATTAAAGAGTTGGGTACCAGAAAAAACTGATCTTGATGAATTGCTCGACTTAGAATATGAAGAAAAAGTGAAAAAAAATACTAATGAGACTTATTCTGTTAGAGTAGCATATCAATATCCAAAAATAATCTCAGCATTTTCAAATAAATTAGATTTAGAAGTAGTTCCATATACATTTGAAGATGCATTGGTTTATGAAAATCTATCTCTTTTTGAGAGTCTTAAAGGAAATGGTTTAATAAAAAAATTCAGGGAGGCAATTAAAAATAAGGTTACGATTACTGAATTAGGAGAACAATTTTTCGAGGATTTAAGAAAGGGAAAGAAAGCTGAATTCGCACTTGAACTAATTTATTTGGAGGATCCTAAAAAATTAAAGATACCAGAATATATAAAAGAAGGACTAACATGGTTAGATGAACAGTTGCAACCAAGACAAACAGAAATTACTATTGTCCAGGCTCCTAATTTAACAAGTGATGTTGCAAATGAGGTGAAGGTTTAA
- a CDS encoding recombinase family protein has product MYRKYDLDVFIYLRKSRKDLEEEKKAHEEGRGYDTLERHRRQLLDLAKRERHNIIDIFEEVVSGEYISERPIMQKMLHEVETGIADAVLVMDMDRLGRGDMVDQGTIYRIFRYSETLIITPTEIIDPNDENQELTFSIKSLIAREELKAIVKRMQRGRRASAGEGKSITKVPPYGYLRDGNLKLYPDPEKSWVVKKIFEMISTSYGRQSVAQELDRLSIKPPEGEFWNPSTISAIVKNEVYLGQIIWGKMKYIKRNGKYFKKKMPVERWQRHEGAHEPLVSEELFEKANLAHSKRWRPPIVQTKKLANPLAGILVCKLCGHTMVYQPRKDRPNPQVRCVQPSCKNIQKGAALSLVEERILLGLKEIAEAFEFDESMFKAEAQPTTDFSVKEKAFENKQNEISELQKQKSSLHDFLEKGVYDLDTFLERQKTIVGRIKKAELEAAQLKEEITKEKQKEANITEFAPKVKNVIEAYYATDDIENKNRLLKTILEKATYLRKKEWMKKDEFVVQLYPKI; this is encoded by the coding sequence ATGTACCGTAAATACGACCTTGATGTTTTTATCTATTTAAGAAAAAGCCGAAAAGATCTTGAGGAAGAGAAAAAGGCTCATGAAGAAGGTAGAGGTTATGATACACTTGAGCGTCACAGAAGGCAGCTTCTTGATTTAGCAAAGCGTGAACGTCATAACATTATTGATATTTTTGAAGAAGTTGTTTCAGGTGAATATATTTCAGAACGACCAATCATGCAAAAAATGCTTCATGAAGTAGAAACTGGTATTGCCGATGCTGTTCTTGTCATGGATATGGACCGTCTTGGTCGTGGTGACATGGTAGATCAAGGTACGATTTATCGCATTTTTCGGTACTCAGAAACGTTAATCATTACCCCTACTGAAATTATCGATCCAAATGATGAAAACCAAGAACTCACTTTTAGTATAAAATCACTTATCGCCCGTGAAGAATTAAAGGCGATTGTTAAACGTATGCAACGTGGTCGTCGAGCATCAGCAGGGGAAGGCAAATCAATTACAAAGGTTCCCCCTTACGGTTACTTGCGTGATGGTAATTTAAAGCTATATCCAGATCCAGAAAAAAGCTGGGTAGTGAAAAAAATTTTTGAGATGATTTCTACGAGTTACGGTAGACAATCAGTAGCGCAAGAATTAGATCGGCTTTCGATTAAACCACCAGAAGGGGAGTTTTGGAATCCTTCAACGATTTCAGCGATTGTAAAAAATGAGGTTTACCTCGGACAAATCATTTGGGGAAAAATGAAATACATTAAACGGAATGGAAAGTATTTTAAGAAAAAGATGCCAGTAGAGCGTTGGCAGCGACATGAGGGAGCGCATGAACCACTAGTATCTGAGGAATTATTTGAAAAAGCCAACTTAGCCCATAGTAAACGCTGGCGACCACCAATTGTACAAACTAAAAAACTGGCTAATCCTTTAGCTGGGATTTTAGTTTGTAAGTTATGTGGTCATACAATGGTTTATCAACCGAGAAAAGATCGGCCGAATCCGCAAGTGAGATGCGTTCAACCATCATGTAAAAATATTCAAAAAGGAGCAGCATTAAGTCTAGTAGAAGAACGGATTTTACTAGGCTTAAAAGAAATCGCAGAAGCATTTGAATTTGATGAATCTATGTTTAAAGCTGAAGCACAGCCAACTACTGATTTTTCAGTTAAGGAAAAAGCTTTTGAGAATAAGCAGAACGAAATTAGCGAACTACAAAAACAAAAAAGCTCCCTTCATGACTTTCTAGAAAAAGGGGTTTATGATCTGGACACCTTTTTAGAAAGGCAAAAAACAATTGTCGGCAGAATCAAAAAAGCTGAACTTGAAGCTGCTCAACTTAAAGAAGAAATAACAAAAGAAAAGCAAAAAGAAGCAAACATTACAGAGTTCGCCCCTAAAGTAAAAAATGTCATAGAAGCTTATTATGCAACCGATGACATTGAAAACAAAAATCGCCTTCTCAAGACAATTCTTGAAAAAGCGACTTATTTACGGAAAAAAGAGTGGATGAAGAAGGATGAGTTTGTGGTGCAGTTGTATCCAAAAATATAG
- a CDS encoding SAR2788 family putative toxin → MKKFISAFLVFAMVFSLLPNFTHVKAAWDEEEWDEEFEGYEEYDLQLVEALLEELEEEVFEEFESQLVEQFGEEVLEDVNVEVELTGEELVFEMHLENEDVEVIVEIEMDLNSEHITVVSEFIDENGMVSGHEFEVVVHETEGEVFIATFIDKNTGDIYEVDTTQLQASAVPFIVAAIVNVGVRSALTYVSRWAVQAVVRNLSFRTLSLLDSHYKKHVIVQKEFGNITKNQYLTRAQNLIGSDSKNVLSKKRSNGDRVFYNTSNNEFAVLGKDGYIKTFFKPKDGFRYYPELFILQS, encoded by the coding sequence TTGAAAAAATTTATTTCAGCATTTCTAGTTTTTGCGATGGTGTTTAGCTTATTACCAAACTTTACTCATGTTAAAGCAGCGTGGGATGAGGAGGAATGGGATGAGGAATTTGAAGGATATGAAGAATATGATCTTCAATTAGTTGAAGCACTTCTAGAAGAATTAGAAGAAGAGGTGTTTGAAGAATTTGAAAGTCAGTTAGTAGAGCAATTTGGAGAAGAAGTATTAGAAGATGTCAATGTTGAAGTTGAGTTAACTGGCGAAGAACTTGTTTTTGAAATGCACTTAGAAAATGAAGATGTTGAAGTAATTGTTGAAATTGAAATGGATTTAAATAGTGAACACATCACTGTAGTAAGTGAATTTATTGATGAAAATGGCATGGTATCAGGTCATGAATTTGAGGTAGTTGTCCATGAAACAGAGGGTGAAGTGTTTATTGCGACGTTTATAGATAAAAACACCGGTGATATTTATGAAGTTGATACAACTCAACTACAGGCTTCGGCTGTACCATTTATCGTTGCTGCAATTGTTAATGTTGGGGTACGTTCAGCTTTAACATATGTTTCTAGATGGGCTGTTCAAGCTGTGGTAAGAAATCTAAGTTTCCGTACACTTAGTCTACTTGATTCGCATTATAAAAAACATGTAATTGTTCAAAAAGAATTTGGTAATATTACTAAAAACCAGTACTTAACACGAGCACAAAATCTAATAGGATCAGATAGTAAAAATGTTTTGTCAAAGAAACGTTCTAATGGAGATCGAGTATTTTATAATACTTCAAACAATGAATTTGCAGTTTTAGGTAAGGATGGATATATTAAAACATTTTTTAAACCAAAGGATGGATTTAGATATTATCCTGAATTATTCATACTTCAAAGTTAA
- a CDS encoding S8 family peptidase yields MRKVNFLILVIVLFFVLLVFLYFSLFNVGKDVMTEGEVLNVQSVIGNEFKENQVTPWAHDVMGIQQSSKKEISRMIKIAIIDSGINKNHEDLLEKVVGEFNAINPKEPITDEFGHGTAIAGIIAANDNAYGIIGISQNVELYDVKVLNDEGKGDVEHFINAIEWCIEQEVDIINVSFGFQAENLDLKNAIDKANDKGIIIVAAAGNTYGFGVDYPARYENVLSITSIREDLKRASSAAKGKIDFAAPGVDIISTDKDGGYSLFTGTSFATAYATGFIARLLEEKDLTRDELMNVLKELAVDLGVEGYDREYGYGLLKMKNEVE; encoded by the coding sequence ATGAGAAAGGTTAATTTTTTAATATTAGTGATAGTTCTATTTTTTGTATTACTAGTTTTCTTATATTTTAGTTTGTTTAATGTGGGAAAAGATGTAATGACAGAGGGTGAAGTTCTAAATGTACAAAGTGTTATAGGAAATGAGTTTAAAGAGAATCAAGTTACCCCTTGGGCACATGATGTAATGGGAATTCAACAATCTAGTAAAAAAGAGATTAGTAGAATGATAAAAATTGCAATTATAGACAGTGGTATTAATAAAAATCATGAAGATTTACTTGAAAAAGTAGTAGGAGAATTTAATGCGATAAATCCTAAAGAACCTATTACCGATGAATTTGGTCATGGAACAGCAATTGCAGGAATTATAGCAGCAAACGATAATGCTTATGGAATTATTGGGATCTCACAAAATGTAGAACTTTATGATGTGAAAGTACTAAATGATGAGGGAAAAGGAGACGTTGAGCATTTTATAAATGCTATTGAATGGTGCATTGAACAAGAGGTTGATATCATAAACGTTAGTTTTGGATTTCAAGCTGAGAATCTTGATTTAAAAAATGCGATTGATAAAGCAAATGATAAAGGGATTATTATAGTTGCAGCAGCTGGAAATACATATGGCTTTGGAGTAGATTATCCTGCGAGATACGAAAATGTATTATCGATTACATCAATTAGAGAAGATTTAAAGCGAGCAAGTTCAGCAGCTAAAGGGAAAATAGATTTTGCTGCACCAGGAGTAGATATAATTTCTACTGATAAAGATGGTGGATACTCGTTGTTTACAGGAACATCGTTTGCAACTGCCTATGCAACTGGATTTATAGCACGTTTGTTAGAGGAAAAAGATTTGACTAGGGATGAACTAATGAATGTATTAAAGGAACTTGCTGTTGATCTCGGGGTTGAAGGATATGACCGTGAATATGGCTATGGATTATTAAAAATGAAAAACGAGGTGGAGTAA